The Streptococcus mitis genomic sequence TCCTTGCCCGCAGTCAATTTCTCAATCACATCCAACAGATAAGCTTGAGTCTTGAACTCCTCCAAGCCAATCTCTGGAATCTGGTGCAAATCTCGTCTAGTCTGAATCAAATCTAACATCTATCTATCCTCCGATATAGCAGAAAGAGGCTGGAAGAAGGGTTCCGCCTCTTTATTACTTTTACAATTATAAGGTACGAAGCGCATCCTCTAGCGCTGTTTTTTGTTGGGTTTGGGCATCAATCTCTTTAATGATACGAGCTGGAACACCTGCTACCACCACGTTTTCTGGGACATCTTGGGTAACAATAGCTCCTGCTGCGACAACTGAACCACTACCGATTTGGACCCCTTCGATAACCACTGCATTGGCACCGATGAGAACATTATCTCCAACACGGACTGGTTCTGCGCTAGCTGGCTCAATCACACCTGCAAGAACGGCACCTGCACCAACGTGGCTGTTTTTCCCCACGATAGCACGGCCACCAAGGATAGCACCCATGTCAATCATGGTTCCTGCACCAATTTCAGCACCGATATTGATAACCGCTCCCATCATGATAACAGCATTGTCACCAATTTCAACCTGATCACGGATAATAGCACCCGGCTCAATACGAGCATTGATAGCACGTTTATCTAGCAAAGGAACTGCAGAATTACGAGCGTCTTGCTCAACAACATAGTCTTGGTTTTCTACCAAACCATCGAGAAGCGGAGCCACATCTTTCCAGTCTCCAAATAGGACATTCCCTAGTTTGACAACAGAGCTTGGTACAGCAGTTGCGAGTTGTCCCTCAAAGGTTACTTTCACACTGGTTTTCTTTTCAGCATTGGCGATAAATTGGATAATTTCTTGAGCGTTCATTTTTGTAGCAGTCATAGGCGCCTCCTAGTTCATTTTAATGATACCTATTCTACCAAAAAAGGCCTCAAATTTGAAGCCTTTTTGTTTGTTTTTAGGTATGATTTTTAGGGATGTGAGATAAAACGTGCTGTCGGTAAAAGCAAGCCCCTACCGATACAACCTAAAAACACTCTTCACAACTATCTCCCCGTGTTTTATTGACTATTCTAGTATAGCACACTTTTAGAATTAAGAAAAGACTTTTTATTTACTTTCTTTCGCTTCTTCTATCGATAGGAAAATCATGGGTAAAATAATCAGAGCCATAGCTAGAAGGAGGGACCAATCCACTACCAAGCCTAAAAATAAAACACTCAAAAGGGCAGAAGAGAGAGGTTCACTGGCACTAATAACAGAAACCACCAAGGGAGAAACCAAGGACACAGCCTTCATGGAAATGAAAAAGGCAAAAGCCGTCCCAAAGAAAGCGATAATGAGGCAAATCAAGATACTCCAAATATCCGGAGTAAAGGAAAGCTGATAAACCGGCGAGAGGACATTGCTAAATAAACCTGCCAAAATCATCCCCCACCCAACCGTGGGTACAAAACCATAGCGCTTCGCAAAAGGTTGAGGCAAGATAACATTAAACATGACCCCCATGGCACTCAGCAAACCCGTCACAAGCGCTAGTGGTGTCATAGATAATTGAGAGAGATCTCCCTTTGTCGCCATCAGGCAAACACCCAACATGGCAATCAAAACATAGAAAATAGCACTTTTGGACGCTCGTTTTTTATAAATTAAGCGATTGTAAAAGAGGATAAAGACTGGACTAATAAACTGTAAAATAGTTGCTGTCGCTGCATTTGAGTATTCTACACAGAGATAGAAAAAATACTGAACTGAAAAAATCCCCAAAATAGCATAGGCTAAAAAGGGTAGGTAATTTTTCTTATCTCGCCAGATATCTAACACTTGCAATTTTAATTGCATCGCAGACCAAATGAGCACAAGACTCCCTGCTAGTGTCAAACGCATAGAGGTAATCCAGCCCGAAGACACCTGGTAATGAGTAAAGAAATATTCTCCTAAAATTCCACAGATTCCCCATATTAAGCCGGATAGGAGCGAATAAATGGTTCCTTTAACAATCTTTTTCTGATACTGATTCATACCTTTATTGTAACACGAAAGGAAAAAAGAAAAAAGTGGCAATCAATGCCACTTTCCTATCTTCTACTATTTGATTGTGTTGATGATGAACTTGATGTACTGCTAGAACTACTACTTGAGCTACTACTTGAACTTGGTGTAGATGAGAAACTACCAATAATACTTGACCAAGCATTTTGGTAATCTGCTTCACTTCCTCCAATAGCAAAGTGATAGCTTGTTGTAGGAGCTCCCGCCTTATTAGCCCAATAGCTCGTTACAGTAGAACCTGAAAGATCAACTGTTTTTCCATTAACGGATACTTTGCCTGGCTTCTGTCCTGTAGATCTGAGGACCTGAGATTGGGTCACACTAGAATCAAGATTAAAGCGTTCATTGCCCCAAACAC encodes the following:
- a CDS encoding DMT family transporter, yielding MNQYQKKIVKGTIYSLLSGLIWGICGILGEYFFTHYQVSSGWITSMRLTLAGSLVLIWSAMQLKLQVLDIWRDKKNYLPFLAYAILGIFSVQYFFYLCVEYSNAATATILQFISPVFILFYNRLIYKKRASKSAIFYVLIAMLGVCLMATKGDLSQLSMTPLALVTGLLSAMGVMFNVILPQPFAKRYGFVPTVGWGMILAGLFSNVLSPVYQLSFTPDIWSILICLIIAFFGTAFAFFISMKAVSLVSPLVVSVISASEPLSSALLSVLFLGLVVDWSLLLAMALIILPMIFLSIEEAKESK
- the dapD gene encoding 2,3,4,5-tetrahydropyridine-2,6-dicarboxylate N-acetyltransferase, encoding MTATKMNAQEIIQFIANAEKKTSVKVTFEGQLATAVPSSVVKLGNVLFGDWKDVAPLLDGLVENQDYVVEQDARNSAVPLLDKRAINARIEPGAIIRDQVEIGDNAVIMMGAVINIGAEIGAGTMIDMGAILGGRAIVGKNSHVGAGAVLAGVIEPASAEPVRVGDNVLIGANAVVIEGVQIGSGSVVAAGAIVTQDVPENVVVAGVPARIIKEIDAQTQQKTALEDALRTL